In Streptomyces chartreusis, the following proteins share a genomic window:
- the hppD gene encoding 4-hydroxyphenylpyruvate dioxygenase: MNQPISHYTIDYVELYVKDLEVAARVWQDAYGFSVAGESNSADHHGVALRHGGITLVLTTPLSDRHPASAYLPAHGDGVADIALRTHDAGAAFTAAVAGGARALRKPERHSGDGPRATALIGGFGDVVHTLVEREPGASGGLPAGFTPVANEEPQWAGEVGLLDIDHFAVCLPAGDLETTVRFYRNALGFSEIFEERIVVGAQAMESKVVQSPNGVVTLTLIEPDTKAEPGQIDDFLKNHDGAGVQHIAFSSDDAVRSVRALRERDVRFLKTPDAYYDLLDGRIELATHSIGTLRETQLLADEDHGGQLFQIFTASTHPKRTLFFEIIERQGAGTFGSANIKALYEAVELEKAGQHGLR, encoded by the coding sequence GTGAATCAACCCATCAGTCACTACACGATCGACTACGTCGAGTTGTATGTGAAGGACCTGGAGGTGGCGGCCCGGGTCTGGCAGGACGCATACGGTTTCTCCGTGGCCGGCGAGAGTAATTCCGCCGACCACCACGGCGTCGCGCTCCGGCACGGCGGGATCACCCTTGTCCTGACGACCCCGCTGAGCGATCGTCATCCCGCGTCGGCGTATCTCCCGGCCCACGGCGACGGGGTCGCCGACATCGCGCTGCGCACCCATGACGCGGGTGCCGCGTTCACCGCCGCCGTGGCCGGCGGGGCCCGTGCGTTGCGCAAGCCGGAGCGGCACTCCGGGGACGGGCCGCGCGCGACCGCGCTCATCGGCGGCTTCGGGGACGTCGTCCACACGCTGGTGGAGCGCGAACCCGGTGCGTCCGGTGGCCTCCCGGCGGGGTTCACACCTGTCGCGAACGAAGAGCCGCAGTGGGCCGGCGAGGTGGGGCTGCTGGACATCGACCACTTCGCGGTCTGCCTGCCCGCGGGCGATCTGGAGACGACCGTGCGGTTCTACCGCAACGCCCTCGGCTTCAGCGAGATCTTCGAGGAGCGGATCGTCGTCGGCGCGCAGGCGATGGAGTCGAAGGTGGTGCAGAGCCCGAACGGCGTGGTGACCCTCACCCTCATCGAGCCCGACACCAAGGCCGAGCCCGGGCAGATCGACGACTTCCTCAAGAACCACGACGGGGCCGGCGTCCAGCACATCGCCTTCTCCAGCGACGACGCCGTGCGCTCGGTCCGTGCGCTGCGCGAACGCGACGTCCGCTTCCTGAAGACGCCGGACGCCTACTACGACCTGCTCGACGGCCGCATCGAGCTCGCGACGCACTCCATCGGCACGCTGCGCGAGACACAGCTGCTCGCGGACGAGGACCACGGCGGTCAGCTGTTCCAGATATTCACGGCCTCCACCCACCCCAAGCGCACCCTCTTCTTCGAGATCATCGAGCGGCAGGGCGCGGGCACCTTCGGCAGCGCCAACATCAAGGCGCTGTACGAGGCGGTGGAACTGGAGAAGGCCGGACAGCATGGCCTGCGATGA
- a CDS encoding alpha-hydroxy acid oxidase, with protein sequence MACDDSGGGTAAVWLDMDDVERAAAAALPPDVWDFIAGGSGRELSLAANRAAFDAVFVRPRILRDVSGCGAESTLLGRAVRMPVAIGPVAYHRLVCPEGELATARAAKAAGVPFTLATLSSVPVEEVTAVGGSVWFQLYWLRDTGRTLDLVHRAEEAGCEAIVLTVDVPWMGRRLRDVRNGFALPDHVRAVHLGGGASTAHRGGDGASAVAVHTAETFSRSLTWLNVEQLRECTRLPIVLKGVLAPEDARRAVEHGVDAVVVSNHGGRQLDGALTAVDALPAVVEAVGGACEILLDGGVRSGTDVLKALALGASGVLLGRAPVWGLAAGGEDGVRQVLELLAAEVTDALGLAGCAGVAEARELDAVVARGRR encoded by the coding sequence ATGGCCTGCGATGACTCCGGCGGGGGAACGGCGGCGGTCTGGCTCGACATGGACGACGTCGAGCGGGCCGCCGCCGCGGCGCTGCCGCCCGACGTGTGGGACTTCATCGCCGGGGGCAGCGGCCGGGAGCTGTCACTCGCGGCCAACCGGGCGGCGTTCGACGCCGTGTTCGTGCGCCCCCGGATCCTCCGGGACGTGTCCGGGTGTGGCGCGGAGTCGACGCTGCTCGGGCGGGCGGTCCGGATGCCGGTGGCGATCGGGCCGGTGGCGTATCACCGGCTGGTGTGTCCCGAGGGCGAGTTGGCGACCGCGCGGGCCGCGAAGGCGGCGGGGGTGCCCTTCACGCTGGCGACGCTGAGCAGTGTGCCGGTGGAGGAGGTCACGGCGGTCGGCGGCTCGGTGTGGTTCCAGCTGTACTGGCTGCGTGACACCGGCCGGACTCTGGATCTGGTCCACAGGGCGGAGGAGGCGGGCTGTGAGGCGATCGTGCTCACTGTCGACGTGCCGTGGATGGGCCGCCGGCTGCGTGACGTCCGCAACGGATTCGCCCTGCCGGATCACGTCCGCGCGGTCCATCTGGGCGGTGGCGCCTCGACGGCACACCGCGGCGGCGACGGTGCGTCGGCGGTGGCCGTGCACACCGCGGAGACCTTCTCCCGGTCCCTGACCTGGTTGAACGTGGAGCAGTTGCGCGAGTGCACGCGGCTGCCGATCGTGCTCAAGGGCGTGCTGGCTCCCGAGGACGCGCGGCGCGCGGTGGAGCACGGCGTCGACGCCGTGGTGGTCTCCAACCACGGTGGCCGCCAGCTCGACGGCGCGCTGACCGCCGTGGACGCTTTGCCCGCGGTGGTGGAGGCCGTCGGCGGCGCCTGCGAGATCCTCCTGGACGGCGGTGTGCGCAGCGGCACGGACGTCCTCAAGGCCCTCGCCCTCGGTGCGTCGGGCGTGCTGCTGGGCCGCGCCCCGGTCTGGGGCCTCGCGGCCGGCGGCGAGGACGGCGTCCGGCAGGTGCTGGAGCTCCTGGCCGCCGAAGTGACGGACGCGCTGGGGCTGGCGGGATGCGCGGGAGTCGCGGAGGCGCGGGAGCTGGACGCGGTGGTGGCGCGGGGCCGCAGGTAG
- a CDS encoding ferredoxin, with translation MEIRIDRDKCVSGGVCAMFAPQVFDQDDEGMGVVDNSAPAEELAAAVRSVVWRCPGHAISVHEREAERGGPR, from the coding sequence ATGGAGATCCGGATCGACCGCGACAAGTGCGTGAGCGGCGGCGTCTGCGCGATGTTCGCGCCCCAGGTGTTCGACCAGGACGACGAAGGAATGGGCGTCGTCGACAACTCCGCACCGGCCGAGGAACTCGCCGCGGCCGTACGGTCGGTCGTCTGGCGTTGCCCGGGACACGCTATCTCGGTCCATGAGCGGGAGGCGGAGCGGGGAGGACCTCGCTGA
- a CDS encoding cytochrome P450, with protein sequence MPQQAQRQAPQQQPRAQQAYPELLYTRRTRFDPADDLRAAPPLSRYVIGPNESDEWVWLATGYTEVRRILGDHTNFSTRRRWGAEGPNWRPPELVGHLMDYDPPEHTRLRQMLTPEFTVRRLRRLEPDITAIIEEHLDTVQATGPGADLMPLFAQPVPGEVLCELIGVPRDDRPEFLRHCHRHLDFSRSRKVRAADGAAFSRYLVSMVARQRKDPDDGFIGALVREHGDDFTDEEMRGVCVLLILAGIDNIEGMIGLGVLAMLENPDQLPLLLGERDGTGGPGAGKGDGGRLASDRALDELIRYMSVANAPTPRTAVNDVRIGDQLIKAGETVICSLTMANRDPALTDGPDRLDLAREPVAHVAFGHGVHHCLGAALARTELRIAYKALWRRFPELRLAVPAEEVRFYNRALAHGVHRLPVAW encoded by the coding sequence ATGCCGCAGCAAGCCCAGCGACAGGCCCCGCAGCAGCAACCGCGGGCACAACAGGCGTACCCCGAACTGCTCTACACCCGGCGCACCCGCTTCGACCCGGCGGACGACCTGCGTGCCGCGCCGCCCCTGAGCAGGTACGTCATCGGTCCCAACGAATCCGACGAATGGGTCTGGCTCGCCACCGGCTACACCGAGGTCCGCCGGATCCTGGGCGACCACACCAACTTCAGCACCCGCCGCCGGTGGGGCGCCGAAGGACCGAACTGGCGCCCGCCGGAGCTGGTCGGCCATCTGATGGACTACGACCCGCCGGAGCACACCCGGCTCCGCCAGATGCTCACCCCCGAGTTCACCGTACGGCGGCTGCGCCGGCTGGAACCGGACATCACGGCGATCATCGAGGAGCACCTGGACACCGTCCAGGCGACGGGACCGGGCGCCGACCTGATGCCGCTGTTCGCGCAGCCGGTGCCGGGCGAGGTGCTGTGCGAGCTCATCGGTGTGCCGCGCGACGACCGGCCGGAGTTCCTGCGCCACTGCCACCGGCACCTGGACTTCTCCCGCAGCCGCAAGGTGCGGGCGGCGGACGGCGCCGCGTTCTCCCGCTATCTGGTCTCCATGGTGGCGCGGCAGCGGAAGGACCCCGACGACGGGTTCATCGGCGCGCTGGTGCGCGAGCACGGCGACGACTTCACCGACGAGGAGATGCGCGGCGTGTGCGTGCTGCTGATCCTCGCCGGCATCGACAACATCGAGGGCATGATCGGCCTCGGGGTCCTCGCGATGCTGGAGAACCCGGACCAGCTCCCGCTCCTGCTCGGCGAACGCGACGGCACGGGCGGTCCGGGTGCGGGCAAGGGGGACGGCGGCCGGCTCGCCTCCGACCGCGCCCTCGACGAGCTGATCCGCTACATGTCGGTGGCGAACGCGCCCACCCCGCGCACCGCCGTGAACGACGTGCGGATCGGCGACCAGCTGATCAAGGCGGGCGAGACCGTCATCTGCTCGCTCACCATGGCCAACCGCGACCCGGCCCTCACCGACGGCCCTGACCGGCTCGACCTCGCCCGTGAGCCGGTCGCCCATGTCGCGTTCGGGCACGGCGTCCACCACTGCCTGGGCGCCGCGCTGGCCCGCACCGAGCTGCGCATCGCCTACAAGGCCCTGTGGCGGCGCTTCCCGGAACTCCGGCTCGCCGTGCCCGCCGAGGAAGTGCGCTTCTACAACCGCGCGCTCGCCCACGGAGTCCACCGCCTGCCGGTCGCCTGGTGA
- a CDS encoding cytochrome P450, giving the protein MASRDVPVYNRRDRLDPVPELVELRNRCPVLRTELHGGPSSQVVGWLVTGSDESREVLSDQHRFTMLPPADTEAQSRRLQNIGNPLHYDPPEHTRLRRMLNPEFTMRRLRRLQPRIDAVVEECLDAMEQAGAPADLMQHFAWQIPGHTACELLGVPRDDRAELSRHLDITRDDGRGRARQMAAGRAYRAYFHQLTARQRRDPGDDLLGMLVREYGDEITDEELEGLAASLTSAGIENVASMLGLGTLVLLEHPDQLAELRAKPELIDRAVEELLRHVSVIPTLSPRTALEDVPLGGHVVPKGERVICSAFAANRIATPGDDHKDGFDITREPAPHMAFGHGVHHCLGAPLARMQLRTAYQALWRRFPELRLAVPHEEIRFRMPSSRVYSVDALPVAW; this is encoded by the coding sequence ATGGCGTCCCGTGACGTCCCCGTGTACAACCGCCGGGACCGGCTCGACCCGGTCCCCGAGCTGGTCGAACTGCGCAACCGGTGCCCGGTGCTGCGGACGGAACTGCACGGCGGGCCCTCCAGCCAGGTCGTGGGCTGGCTGGTCACCGGCAGCGACGAGTCCCGCGAGGTGCTCAGCGACCAGCACCGGTTCACCATGCTCCCGCCCGCCGACACCGAGGCGCAGTCCCGGCGGCTCCAGAACATCGGCAACCCCCTGCACTACGACCCGCCGGAGCACACCCGGCTGCGCAGGATGCTCAACCCCGAGTTCACCATGCGGCGCCTGCGCAGGCTCCAGCCGCGCATCGACGCCGTCGTCGAGGAGTGCCTCGACGCGATGGAGCAGGCCGGGGCACCGGCCGACCTGATGCAGCACTTCGCCTGGCAGATACCGGGCCACACGGCCTGCGAACTGCTGGGCGTGCCCCGCGACGACCGGGCCGAGCTGTCCCGGCACCTCGACATCACCCGCGACGACGGCCGCGGCCGGGCCCGCCAGATGGCGGCCGGCCGGGCCTACCGCGCCTACTTCCACCAGCTCACCGCACGGCAGCGCCGGGACCCCGGCGACGATCTGCTCGGCATGCTGGTGCGCGAGTACGGCGACGAGATCACCGACGAGGAACTGGAGGGCCTGGCCGCGTCGCTGACCTCCGCCGGCATCGAGAACGTCGCCAGCATGCTCGGGCTCGGCACCCTCGTCCTCCTCGAACACCCGGACCAGCTCGCCGAGTTGCGGGCGAAACCCGAACTGATCGATCGCGCGGTGGAGGAACTGCTGCGCCACGTCTCGGTCATCCCGACCCTCTCGCCCCGCACCGCGCTGGAGGACGTGCCGCTCGGCGGGCACGTCGTGCCGAAGGGGGAGCGCGTCATCTGCTCCGCCTTCGCGGCGAACCGGATCGCCACCCCGGGTGACGATCACAAGGACGGCTTCGACATCACCCGTGAACCGGCCCCGCACATGGCGTTCGGACACGGCGTGCACCACTGCCTCGGCGCTCCGTTGGCCCGGATGCAACTGCGCACCGCCTACCAGGCGTTGTGGCGGCGCTTCCCGGAACTGCGGCTCGCCGTCCCGCACGAGGAGATCAGGTTCCGGATGCCGTCCTCACGGGTCTACTCCGTGGACGCGCTGCCGGTGGCCTGGTAG
- a CDS encoding tryptophan 7-halogenase translates to MTEEFDVAVVGGGPAGSTLAALVAKQGHRVVVLEKENFPRYQIGESLLPSTIHGVCRLSGAADDLAKAGFPLKRGGTFRWGARPEPWTFAFSVSPRMAGPTSVAYQVERSKFDDILLKNARKQGADVREGCSVRGVIEEGERVRGLTYADADGNEREIRARYVVDASGNKSRLHNKVGGTREYSDFFRSLALFGYFENGKRMPEPNRFNILCVAFESGWFWYIPLSDTLTSVGAVVRRELAEKIQGDPEKALRALIDECPMIADYLSDATRVTEGQYGEIRVRKDYSYHHTTFTRPGMMLVGDAACFVDPVFSSGVHLATYSSLLAARSLNSVLEGKVDEDAAMKEFESRYRREYGVFYEFLVSFYEMHRDENSYFWQAKKVTANSEPELQSFVELIGGVSSGEQGLMNTDALSERLADNSEEFATAVEKFAANEDGSSVPLFSSSVVRNAMQEAGQVQMRALLGEDAEPETPMFPGGLVSSPDGLYWLPATTA, encoded by the coding sequence GTGACCGAAGAATTCGACGTGGCCGTCGTCGGCGGCGGACCCGCCGGTTCCACCCTTGCCGCGCTCGTCGCCAAACAAGGGCACCGGGTCGTCGTACTGGAAAAGGAGAACTTCCCGCGCTACCAGATCGGTGAATCGCTGCTGCCGTCCACCATTCACGGTGTGTGCCGGCTCTCCGGCGCCGCGGACGACCTCGCGAAGGCGGGCTTCCCGCTCAAGCGCGGCGGCACCTTCCGCTGGGGCGCCCGGCCCGAGCCCTGGACGTTCGCCTTCTCCGTCTCGCCCCGCATGGCGGGCCCGACGTCCGTGGCGTACCAGGTCGAGCGGTCCAAGTTCGACGACATCCTGCTGAAGAACGCCCGCAAGCAGGGAGCCGACGTCCGCGAGGGCTGCTCGGTGCGCGGGGTGATCGAGGAGGGCGAGCGGGTCCGCGGCCTCACCTACGCCGACGCCGACGGCAACGAGCGGGAGATCCGCGCGCGGTACGTCGTCGACGCCTCCGGCAACAAGAGCCGGCTCCACAACAAGGTCGGCGGCACCCGCGAGTACTCCGACTTCTTCCGCAGCCTCGCCCTCTTCGGCTACTTCGAGAACGGCAAGCGGATGCCGGAGCCCAACCGCTTCAACATCCTCTGCGTGGCCTTCGAGAGCGGCTGGTTCTGGTACATCCCGCTCAGCGACACCCTGACCAGCGTCGGAGCCGTCGTACGGCGGGAGTTGGCAGAGAAGATCCAGGGCGACCCGGAGAAGGCACTGCGGGCGCTGATCGACGAGTGCCCGATGATCGCCGACTACCTCTCCGACGCGACCCGCGTCACCGAGGGCCAGTACGGCGAGATCCGGGTCCGCAAGGACTACTCGTACCACCACACCACCTTCACCCGGCCCGGCATGATGCTCGTCGGCGACGCCGCCTGCTTCGTCGACCCGGTCTTCTCCTCCGGTGTCCACCTGGCCACCTACAGCTCGCTGCTCGCCGCCCGTTCCCTCAACAGCGTCCTGGAGGGCAAGGTCGACGAGGACGCCGCGATGAAGGAGTTCGAGTCCCGCTACCGGCGGGAGTACGGCGTCTTCTACGAGTTCCTCGTGTCCTTCTACGAGATGCACCGCGACGAGAACTCCTACTTCTGGCAGGCCAAGAAGGTCACCGCGAACAGCGAGCCGGAGCTTCAGTCGTTCGTCGAGCTGATCGGCGGTGTCTCCTCCGGCGAGCAGGGCCTGATGAACACCGACGCGCTGAGCGAGCGGCTCGCGGACAACTCCGAGGAGTTCGCCACGGCCGTGGAGAAGTTCGCCGCGAACGAGGACGGCAGCTCGGTGCCCCTGTTCAGCTCCTCCGTCGTGCGCAACGCCATGCAGGAGGCGGGCCAGGTGCAGATGCGGGCGCTGCTCGGCGAGGACGCGGAACCCGAGACGCCCATGTTCCCCGGCGGACTGGTCTCCTCCCCGGACGGCCTGTACTGGCTGCCGGCCACCACCGCCTGA
- a CDS encoding cation:proton antiporter: MDTEQVTAVVIGDVALIVVASWLLGALARRLGQPTVIGQIVAGIALGPTLLGRLPGDPTKVLFPPEVLPFLTVLSQVAVVIFMFLAGYEINYRQLRSGGRSVLAVAALALLVPAGLSTGAVTLLDGMFTAVEPDAGGRTFVMFMAVACSVTALPVLVAIVRERGMAGTSTGAVATTAAGIMDVAAWLVLAAAFAGTAHSSGPSWLQALVLIVLFSAVMFLVVRPLLDRLLRRSESRLLSPVPLALGLALGSAWVTSMLGLHPVFGGFLAGLVMPRRNEVPDAEVLQPMEQTAAVFLPLFFVTTGLKFDVGTLDADGLVLLALILGIAVLGKLGPAYAACRFTGLGPRQSARVAALVNTRGLTELIVLNVALESGVIGPGLFTVLVLMALITTFMTGPLLTLIGRKERPEKEIGRVDEPVGRIQAQ; this comes from the coding sequence GTGGACACCGAACAGGTGACGGCCGTCGTCATCGGCGACGTCGCGCTCATCGTCGTCGCCTCCTGGCTGCTGGGCGCGCTGGCCCGCCGGCTGGGGCAGCCGACCGTGATCGGGCAGATCGTGGCGGGTATCGCCCTCGGCCCCACCCTGCTCGGCCGGCTGCCGGGCGATCCGACGAAGGTTCTCTTCCCGCCGGAGGTGCTGCCGTTCCTGACGGTGCTCTCCCAGGTCGCCGTCGTGATCTTCATGTTCCTCGCCGGATACGAGATCAACTACCGGCAACTGCGCAGCGGTGGCCGGTCCGTACTGGCGGTGGCCGCGCTGGCACTGCTGGTCCCGGCCGGCCTCAGCACGGGCGCGGTGACCCTGCTCGACGGGATGTTCACCGCGGTCGAACCCGACGCGGGCGGGCGGACGTTCGTGATGTTCATGGCGGTGGCCTGCTCGGTGACGGCGCTGCCGGTGCTGGTGGCGATCGTCCGCGAGCGCGGCATGGCGGGGACGTCCACCGGGGCGGTCGCCACCACCGCGGCCGGGATCATGGACGTCGCCGCCTGGCTGGTGCTGGCCGCCGCGTTCGCCGGCACCGCGCACTCCTCGGGGCCCTCGTGGCTGCAGGCCCTGGTGCTGATCGTGCTGTTCAGCGCGGTCATGTTCCTCGTCGTACGGCCCCTGCTGGACCGTCTGCTGCGGCGCTCCGAGTCACGGCTGCTCAGCCCGGTGCCGCTGGCGCTGGGGCTCGCGCTGGGCAGTGCCTGGGTGACGTCGATGCTGGGGCTGCACCCGGTGTTCGGAGGCTTCCTCGCGGGGCTGGTCATGCCGCGCCGCAACGAGGTCCCGGACGCGGAGGTGCTCCAGCCGATGGAGCAGACCGCGGCCGTGTTCCTGCCGCTGTTCTTCGTCACCACCGGGCTGAAGTTCGACGTCGGCACGCTCGACGCCGACGGACTGGTGCTGCTGGCGCTGATCCTGGGCATCGCCGTCCTCGGCAAGCTCGGCCCGGCGTACGCGGCCTGCCGGTTCACCGGACTCGGCCCCCGTCAGTCGGCACGGGTGGCGGCCCTCGTGAACACCCGCGGCCTCACGGAACTGATCGTGCTCAACGTGGCGCTCGAATCGGGAGTGATCGGCCCCGGGCTCTTCACGGTGCTCGTCCTGATGGCGCTCATCACCACCTTCATGACAGGACCGCTGCTCACCCTCATCGGACGAAAAGAGCGTCCGGAAAAGGAAATTGGACGAGTTGACGAGCCGGTCGGACGAATTCAGGCTCAATGA
- a CDS encoding MbtH family protein has protein sequence MTNPFDNENGTFLVLVNDEGQHSLWPVFAEIPQGWTTAFGEASRAECLEFVEQNWTDMRPKSLVARMEDTATA, from the coding sequence ATGACCAACCCTTTCGACAACGAGAACGGCACTTTCCTGGTGCTCGTCAACGACGAGGGCCAGCACTCCCTCTGGCCGGTTTTCGCGGAGATCCCGCAGGGCTGGACGACCGCCTTCGGTGAGGCGAGCCGGGCCGAATGCCTGGAATTCGTCGAGCAGAACTGGACCGACATGCGGCCCAAGAGCCTCGTCGCCCGCATGGAGGACACCGCCACGGCCTGA